The genomic stretch GCAGCCGTCGAAGTCGGCTTCTGCGCCGACGGGGATCTGGACCGGGACGGGGTTGGCGCCGAGGCGGTCCTTCATCATTTCGACGGTGCGCCAGAAATCGGCGCCGACGCGGTCCATTTTGTTGACGAAGGCGATGCGGGGGACGCCGTAGCGGTCGGCCTGGCGCCAGACGGTTTCGGACTGGGGTTCGACACCGGCGACGGCATCGAAGACGACGACGCCGCCGTCGAGGACGCGGAGCGAGCGCTCCACCTCGGCGGTGAAGTCGACGTGGCCGGGGGTATCGATGAGGTTGATCTGGTGGTCGCGCCACTCGCAGGTGGTCGCGGCGGCGGTGATGGTGATGCCGCGTTCGCGCTCCTGCTCCATCCAGTCCATGGTGGCGGCGCCTTCATGGACTTCGCCGAGCTTGTAGGTTTTGCCCGTGTAGAAGAGGATGCGCTCGGACACGGTGGTTTTGCCCGCGTCGATGTGGGCGATGATGCCGATATTCCGGATGCGATCGAGGTCGGCGTTGCGGGGCATGGGACTCCTGGCTTACCAGCGGTAGTGGACGAAGGCGCGGTTGGCCTCCGCCATCCGGTGAGTATCGTCGCGGCGTTTGATCGCAGCGCCCGTGCCGTTTGCGGCGTCGAGGAGCTCGGCGGCGAGCTTTTCGCTCATGGAGCGGCCGTTGCGGTTGCGGGCGGCGTTGAGGATCCAGCGCATGGCGAGGGCGATGCGGCGGTCGGGCCGGATTTCGACGGGCACCTGGTAGGTGGCGCCGCCGACGCGGCGGGGCTTGACTTCGAGGACGGGCGTGGCCTGGCGGATCGCCTGCTGGAAGACATCGAGCGGGTCGCGGCCGGTCTGGTTCTGGATCCGCTCGAGCGCACCGTAGACGACCTTCTCGGCGACGCTCTTTTTGCCACGCCGCATGAGCTTATTGATGAACATCTGCAGGTGGACGTTGCCGTAGCGGGGGTCGGGCGGGATCGGGCGTTTCTCGGGCTTGGTGCGTCGGGCCATGGCGTGGACTCCGGGATACTTCCTTGGCTGGTTAGCGCTTGCGGCCGGCGGCGGGCTGGGCGTTCTTGCGGGTGCCGTACTTGGAGCGGCCCTGCTTGCGGTTGTTGACCCCGGCGGCATCGAGGGCGCCGCGGACGATGTGGTAGCGGACGCCCGGGAGGTCTTTGACGCGGCCGCCGCGGACGAGGACGACGGAGTGTTCCTGGAGATTGTGCCCTTCGCCAGGGATGTAGGCCGTGACTTCGATGCCGTTGACGAGGCGCACGCGGGCGACCTTGCGGAGGGCGGAGTTCGGCTTTTTCGGCGTTTGGGTGCGGACCTGGGTGCAGACCCCGCGCTTCTGCGGGTTGCCGCGCCGGGCCGATTTGGTCAGCTTGCCGGTGTTGGAGTTGAAGCTGAAGAGCAGGGCAGGCGCGCCCGACTTCTTCGTCTTCTTGATTCGTCCTTTGCGAACGAGCTGGTTGATGGTCGGCATTCCTGCTTCCCCTGCAATTCAGCGTCTGGCGGCGCCCGCGAGGGCGCCAGGGATGGGGCCGGGAGGGCCACCTGGAGTTTTGGGCACGAAAACAGGCCGGAAAGCCTGTTCGTGAACAGCGCCCCGCGCTGGTTCCCCATGCGCAGAGCCGTCTTCAAGCACGCAGCTTTACGACCTGTGCAAACTCAATAGGTTCGCCAGTCAATAAGCGCCAAGGGAGAAGGGTAGCATAGCACGAGGTGCTGTCAACCCGCGGCGCGCGTGCGGGCGATGCGGGGAGGGGCGGGGAGCCCGGCCGGTCTCGCCTTTATTGATGGTATGACAGGGGCACCCAACTGGCTACCGAATCGTCCGCGATCGGTCTCTCGGGCTCGGGCGGAGAAGGTCGTTTGTAGAGGTAGGCGGCCTCCTGACCAAAGGACGCCTGGCGACATTGTCCTCCCCGTCGCACGGGGGCGCTCCGCAAGGGGCGCCCCCACCCCCAAGATGACCGGCCCGGGCGGAACGGCCGGCAGGAGGCAGGGCGGTTCCTGTATTGCGGAATGCTGGTAGGATGGGCCGCGGTGGTGGGATAGCCCCGGGGGACAGGAGAGGGCGTGACGCAGGAAGAGTATTCGCAGGTATGCCCGTATCTTGGGCTGGCGGATGACGCCGATTCGCACGCGACCTACGCGACCGAGGCGCACCGCTGTTACCGGCTCGAGACCCCGACGCGGATTGCGCTGCCCCACCAGGAGAGCTACTGCCTTGGGGCGAACCATGTGACCTGCCCGGTGTACCTGGGTGAGGGGATCCCGGGGAGGCAGGCCCCGGCTGCGGCGCCGCCACCCCCGGCAGCCACGGTGCCGGGTCCAGCCGGGCGGCAGGGAGCGAGCCGGCGACCGTTCGGACAGCCGGCGGCGGGTTCACCCCGTGCGCCGCGGCGGCCCGCGCCGGGCGCGCTGGGACCGCGTCCGCGGCCGGGCGGCATCAGTATGCCGGTGGCGACGATCGGGCTCTTTGCGCTGGCGATTGTGGTGGTGGTGATTGCGTTCGTGATCCAGCAGGTGGTCGGCGACGGCGGCGGGGGGACGATCTCCCCGGCGGATGCCGTGGCCACCCGGGATGCGCTCAACCGGACGCAGACGGCGCAGGCTGCGAGCGGGACGCCGACCCCGCCGACTCAGCAGCCCGGGACGCAGCCCCCGGGTACGCCGCGCACTGGCACCCCGGGAGCAACGCGCACGCCGGGCGCGGGCACGGCGACGCCGGACGCCGGCGGGCGGACGCACACGGTGGCGGAGGGGGATACCTGCTTCTCGATCGCCCAGGCGAACGGCGTGGCGCTCGAAGACCTGCTGCGGGTGAACAACCTCACCGAGGACGACTGCACCCGGCTGGCGGTGGGGCAGCAGTTGAAGCTCCCGTAAAAAAGCCCCCCGGGCGGGTCAGCTGAGGCGGCGGAGGATGGCGAGGGCGCCCTTCTGCCAGGCGACGCGGTGGGTGACGCCGGTGTCGTAGCGGCCTTTGTTTTCGATGTACCAGTCCCAGGCGCGGATGAGCGCTTCGGCGTTGGAGTATTGCGGCTGCCAGCCGAGGAGCCGTTTCGCTTTGTCGACTTCGACGTAGGAGTCGCGCCACATGGTGCCGTAGTGCCAGGCAGCGAGCGGGGAGAGCCGGAGCAGTTCGAGGACGCGGAGAGCGAGCTCGCCGGGCCGGGCCGGCAGGTGCCACAGGCGCGAGCCGGAGCCGGCGTGGTCGAAGAGGGCCTGCATGTCTTCGTTGAGGGTTTGGAAGCGGTCTGCGCCGACGTTCATGGTTTCGTTCACGACGTCGGGGCGGGTGGCGGCGCGGACGATGGCATCGACGAGGTCGGTAACTTCGAGGAGCTGGTAGTGGTTGGTGCCGTTGCCGAGGAGGGGGATGCGGCGGCCCTCGGCGATCCATTCGAAGAGGATTTCGAAGACGCCGAGCCGGCCGGTGCCGAGGAAGGTCTTGGGCCGGATGATGTTCACTTCGAGGCCGCGGGCCTGGTAGTCGCGGCAGAGCTGCTCGCCGACGACCTTGGAGGCGCCGTAGTGGCCGAGGGGATGGAGGGGCGAGGTTTCGTCGATCGGGTGGATTTTGGGGACGCCGTAGACGGCGGTGGAGGAGATAAAGACAACGCGGCGGATGCCGGCCTTGAGCGCCTCGTGGAGGACGTATCGGGTGCCACGGACGTTGGTGGCGTAGATTTTGCGCTTCGAGACCTGGATGGGGAGGGCGGCGGCCGCGTGGATGACGACGTCGACGCCCTCGAGGGCTTGGCGGATTGCCTCGCGGTCCTGGACGTCGCCCTGGATGAAGGTGACGCGGTCGGCGATATCGGCGTCATCGGGCGGGAGGGGGACGATGTCGAAGAGGACGGGGTGGATGCCGTCATTGAGGAGGCGGCGTGCGATATGAGAGCCGAGGAAGCCGGTGCCGCCGGTGATGAGCCAGCGGGACGGGGCGGAGGGAGTGGTCATGCGGAATCGCTCTGCCTGCGGGGTGTGATGCCCTCAGGGTGCGCCACCGGCGGGGGATGCTCAAGCGGATGGGGGCTCAGGGGGGCGGTCCGAGGACGACGACCGTGGCGATGAAGGTGCCGGTGCGGGGATCGAAGCCGCCGGCGACGGCCGCGCTGTAGCCATCGAGGCTGGCCCCGGCGCGGATTTCGGCGACGGAGAGGCCGCTCTTCCCGGGCAGGATGCGGAAGCCGGGGCGGAGGCGGACGTTCACTTCTCCGGTGGCGGTTTCGAGGGTGAAGCCGTCGGGGGAGGCTGCGCGGATCGTGCCGGCGATGCGAGCGAGCCCGCGGTGGGCGCCGGGGCCGCCCTGGTGCGCGTCATCGCCGGCGAGGCGTTCAAGCCGGAACGGGCCGCCGTCGTGGTCGGCGAGGCGGACGCGGGTGCCGAGGGGGGAGCCGGTGGCGGCGACGACCTGTTCGAGGGAGCCGGCATCGACCTGGACGAGGGCGCGGCGGCCATCGGGGAGGATGACGATGGCGCGGCCGTCGCGGCCATCGCGGCCGATCGCGACGAGGGCGAGCATGCCTTCGGGCATTTCGGGGAGCGCCCGGAGCCGGTCGAGGGGGCGATGGTTGCCCGCGGGGAGGTCGACCGCGGCGATGGCGAGGGCCTGGCCATCGACGGCGATGCGGCCCTTGCGGGCATCGCGGACGATACCGGTCACAATGACGGCGGCGCCGGGCGGGGGCGGTGCCTGGAGCGTAACGCCCGAAGCATCGAGGAAGGCGGCGCCGGAGGCTGCGACGGTGACCGGGCCCAGGTCGGGGCTGGTGATAACGACGCGGTCGGGCGCGGATTCGGTGACGACGCCGGAGAGCTGGACGTAGTCGTCGACGCCGAGCGCCTGGACTTCCCGGGCCCCCTGGAAGGGACGGGTCGCGAGGAGGGCAACAAAGGCGACGAGGAGCAGCGCGGCCAGCGACCCGGCGAACTGGAGGCGGCGGCCGGCGAACAGGCGCGCAACGAACGAAGGGCGGGCCGCGACGGTCCGCACCTCGACCGGGGCGGGGCGATGCGCGGCGAGGTGGCGCTGAAAGCGGGCGCGGGCGGCGGGCATGGCGGCATCGGCCTCGCGGGCGACTGCCTCGCGGACGGCGCGGAGTTCGCCCCGGGCGGCGAGGAGGGCTTCGAGCTCGGCGCGCTCGGCAGGGTCGGCCTCGGGCGGGATGACGCCGGTTTCGAGGGCGCGCTGGAGGAGGTCGGCGAGGCGGTCAGGCGTCACGATGCACCGCCTCCGCTGAGGTAGTGTGCGCCGCCGAGGGCGCGCTGGAGGGCAGCGAGGGCGCGTCGCTGGAGGTTTTTGACGGCGTCTTCGGAGCGGTCCATGAGGACTGCGGTCTCGGCGACGGATTTATCGAGGATGAAGCGGAGGCGGATGACCTCGCGTTGGTCTTCAGTGAGTTCGGCGAGGGCGCGGGCGAGGTCGCTGCGGAGGTGGACGCCGGGCGCGGGGTCGGCCTCGGCGAGCATTCCGGCGAGGTCGGCTGCTTCGAGGTCATCGGAAGGCCCGCGGCGAATGCGTTTCTTGATGGCATCGCGTGCGAGGTTCCGGGCGATGGCGAGGAGCCACGCCTGGATGGGGACGCCGCGGTAGTCGAAGGTATCGGCGCGGGCGTAGGCGGTTTCGAAGACCTGGGAGGCGAGGTCTTCGGCCTCCTGGGGGCTGGCGAGGCGGAAGCGGAGGTAGGCGTACACGGAACGGTAGTGGCGCTCGAAGAGCGTTTCCCAGGCGGCGGGGTCGCGCCGGGCAGCGCGGGCTGCCAGTTCAGCATCGGCGACGTCGCCAGCCCGGTGGTCATGGGCGCCTTCCCCCGGTTCGCACACAGCGGGATTCACTGTACGTATGGCCGGGGGAAGGCAAAAGGTGACGGGCCTTTACCGGGGGAAGGGCCGGGTGAGGGCGGGCGTCTGCCGGCGGTCAGCCGCCGTTGCGGGAGGCGAGGTACTCCATGGTGGCGCGGTACTGGTCTTCGGTGATGTGGCCGGCCGACATGAGGTAGTTGGCGATCTGCTCGAGGGTGAGGATGGAGATGAGGTTGATGCCGGCGGCCTTGAGGGCCTGGCGGCCGCCTTCCTGGCGGTCGATGAGGGTGACGGCGTCACGGACGACGAGGCCGGCGGATTCGAGGGTTGCGGCGGTCTGGAGGATGGAGCCTCCGCCGGTGATGAGGTCGTCGATAATGAGGCAGCTCTGCCCGCGGACGTAGATGCCTTCAATGACATCCGCCTTATCGGTATGCGGGGGGTGGATGTAGATCATCGGGACGTTGGCGAGGAGGGAGAACGCGGTGGCGACGTGCAGCCCGCCGAAGGGGACGCCGGCGACGAGGGTGAAGGGGTGGACGTGGGGGTTGCGCATCGACATGAGGGCTTCGAGCTCCTCTTTGATGATGCGCGCGCAGCGGTTGAGGGCTTTGGGGTTGGAGATGAGGCGGCGGAGGTTGATGTAGATGGGGGAATGGACGGCGGTGCGCCCGAGGGTGAAATCGCCGAATTCGATGGCGTCGAGTTTCCAGAGTTCTTCGGCGAGCCAGAGGTTGCCTGGCGCTTTGGAGGATTTGCTCAAGGGGCACCCCGGGGAAGCTGGGAGCAGCGGCCGCGACTGTGCACGCTATGTAAGGCTCTTTTTTCGTTTGTGCGGCGTTATGTGTCAAGTTAGCCGCGGGGGCGGGGCGGGCGATTCACGGGGTTGGGCGGCTCGCGGCCCTCCAGGACGGCGAGGATGTTGGCGGCGGCCATCTCGGCCATGCGGGCGCGAGTGGCGCGGCTGGCGCTGCCGATGTGTGGCGTGATGATGACGTTCGGGAAGCTGTAGAGGGGGTGGGTGAGCGGGAGGGGCTCGGGCTCGGTGACATCGAGGGCGGCGCCGCCGAGGCGGCCGCTGCGCAGGGCTTCGACGAGGGCATCCTGGTCGACGATACCGCCGCGGGCGGTGTTGACGAGGATGGCGCCAGGTTTCATGGCGGCGAACGCCGCCGGGCCGAGGAGGTGGCGGGTCTCCGGCGTAAGCGGCGTGTGGAGCGAGACGAAGTCGGACCCGGCGAGGAGGCTGTGCAGGTCGCAGAATTCGAGGCCGAGGTCGGCTTCGAGGGCGGGTTTGCGGGTGCGGGAGTGATAGAGGATGCGCATGCGGAAGCCGCGGGCGCGGCGGGCGACGGCCTCGCCGATTTCGCCGAGGCCGACGATGCCGAGGGTGGCGCCGAAGAGGTCGGTGCCGAGGAATGCCGTGGGCGACCAGGTTTTCCAGCCGCCGGCGCGGGTATCGCGGTCGGCTTCGACGACGCGGCGGGCGGCGGCGAGGAGGAGGGCGAAGGCGAGGTCGGCGGTCGTCTCGGCGAGGACGCCGGGGGTGTTCGTGACCCAGACGCCGGCTTCGGCCGCGGCGGCGGGGTCGATGTTGTCGTAGCCGACGGCCATGTTGGCGACGATGCGGAGGCGGGGCGCGCCGGCAAGCATGGCAGGGGTGATGCGGTCGACGACCATGGTCATGGCCGCATCGCTGCGGGCGAGGGCGGCGGCGAGGGCATCGGGCGGGGGCGGGAGTTCGCCGGGCCAGACCTCGACGGTATGGCCGGCGGCTTCGAGCTGTGCGACGGCGGTGCCGGGAATTGCCCGGGTAATGAAGACGTGGCCCATGGCCGACAAGTTTGGCGTGGTGACAGCGGGAACGCGAGCCGGGGTGTAGGCTTCGCGCGACCCTGACCATGGGAGGCGCCGGAATGACGACGACGAGCGAACCGCGGCATGTGTCGCCGACGGAGTCGGTGCTGCAGAGTGTGATTGCAGCGGCCGACCGGCTGCGGACGCCGCCCGAGGTGGTGGATTTGCTGCGGACGTCGTGGCGGGAGGTGCGGGCGCAGGTTCCGGTGCGGATGGACGACCGGACGCTGCGGATTTTCGAGGGGTACCGGGTGCAGCACAACGGGGCGCGGGGCCCATACAAGGGCGGGGTGCGGTATCACCCGAAGGCGGACCTGGACGAGGTGCGGGCGCTGGCGATGCTGATGACCTATAAGTGCGCGCTGATGGACCTGCCGTTCGGGGGTGCCAAGGGCGGGGTGATGTGCGACCCAACGCACATGAGCGAGACAGAGCTGAACCGGCTGACACGGACGTACACCCAGCACATCGGGATGGTGCTCGGGGTGAACCGTGATATCCCGGCGCCGGACATGGGCACCAACCAGCAGACGATGGCGTGGATGATGGATGCCTACGGTGCGCGGTACGGGTACACGCCGGGGATTGTGACGGGGAAGCCGGTCGAGCTTGGCGGGAGCTACGGGCGGGACCAGGCAACGGGGCGCGGCGTGGCGATCTGCATGCGGGAGCTGGCGCGGATGGAGCGGGTGGCGCCGCAGGATATCCGGGTGGCGATCCAGGGGTACGGGAATGTGGGCAGCTGGACGGCGCGGATCGCGAGCGAGATGGGCTTCCGGGTGATTGCGGTGAGCGACGTGAAAGGGGGCATCTGGAACCCGGAGGGGATCGACATCGCGGCGCTCGACCGGTGGTTTGCGGTGGCCGGGAGCGTGGCGGGATTCGAGCCGGCGGACCCGATTACCAATGAAGCGCTGCTGGAGCTCGACTGCGACTACCTCGTGCCGGCAGCCATCGGCGAGGTGATCACGGAGGAGAACGCGGCGCGGGTGAAGGCTCGGGTGGTGGTGGAGGCGGCGAACCACCCGGTGACGCCGGCGGCGGACGCCATCCTGCGGGCGAAGAAGGTGCTGGTGCTGCCGGACATCCTTGCGAATGCGGGGGGCGTGACCGTCTCGTACTTCGAGTGGACGCAGAACATCCAGCAGTTCCGCTGGCCGCTCGAGCGGGTGCTGGATGAGCTCGAGAAGCGGATGGTGGCGACCTTCGACGAGCTGATGACGCGGGCGGCGCGGGACGGCACGCAGCCGCGGGAGGCGGCGTTCGATATCGGGCTGGAGCGGGTTGCGCGGGCAATCCAGCTGCGGGGGTTCGTGTAGGGGGACGGGCGAGGCACCAGACCGCTGGCAGTGGCAGCCGGCATTCGGTTAGGATGCGGTGAATGATTTCGGCATGGGCTGCGCGGACGTTCAAGGCGCTGGAGTACCGGCACTACCGGGTGCTCTGGATCGGGACGTCGCTGGCGTTCCTCGCGTTCATGATGTCGTCGGTCGTGCAGGCGGTTGTCGCGTTCGAGCTGACGGGGCGGAACGGGGCGGTTGGGTTCGTATCGCTCGGGATGGGGCTGGCGACGATCCTGGTGTCGCCGTTCGGGGGTGTGACGGCGGACCGGCTGCCGAAGCGGCGGCTGCTGTTTATCGGACAGTCGATCATCGGGCTGAATTTTGCGGCCGTCGGCCTGCTGATCGTGTTCGACCTGATCACGATTCCGCTGCTGGCGCTTTCGACGCTGGTAATGGGGGCTGTCTTCTCGTTCATCGGGCCGGCCCGGCAGGCGTGGATTGGGGAGCTGCTGCCGGCGCACGACCTGCCGAACGGAATTGCGCTGCAGCAGGTTGGGATGACGCTGACGCGGGTGATCGGGCCGTTCGTGGCGGCGGGCCTGATCAGCGTTTCGTTCATTGGGACGGGCGGCACCTACCTGTTCATGGCGGGGCTGTTCGTGTTCGTGGTGCTGACGCTCTCGATGCTGCCGCCGTCTCAGGCGGTGGCGCGGGGCGGGCGGTCGTTCCGCGATGACATGGCGCTGGGTGTGCGGCACATCCGGGCCCGGCCGCGGCTGATGCTGGCAGTGGTCACCTTTATCGGGGTGATCATGGCGGGGTTCTCGTACTTCGTGGTGCTGCCCGGCTTTCTGGAGAATGAGCTGGGGCGGTCGTCGAAGGACATGGCGCTCCTGATGGCAGCCGGGGCAGCGAGCGGGTTCGTGGTGTCGGTCGGCGTGGCGGGGGCAGCGGGGTCGCGGCATGCGTGGTCACTGATGGCGGCGGGCGGAGTCGTGCTCGGGCTGTCGCTTGTGCTGCTGGCGAGTGCGCCGAACTTTGGCGTCGCGCTCCTGGCGATGCTCGCGATCGGTGCGGGCACCGGGGCGTTCCAGGTGCTGAACAACGCGATTGTGATGCGGGAGGCGGAGCCGGCGTACCACGGGCGGGTGATGTCGCTGACGATGCTGGCCTGGGGCGTGAACGGGCTGGTGGCGTACCCCTTCGGGGCGCTGGCGGACTGGATTGGCGAGCGGGAGACGCTCGGGGTGATGGCGGCGGGGGTGCTGGTGATCGTCGCGGGTGCGTGGTTCGCATCGCTGCCGCTGCGTGGAGCCGCAGCGGAGGGTGCGCTACCGCGGCCGCTGGGCGGCGACTAAGCTTGTGCCGAACGACGGAAAGGAGCCGCCATGGGACGGGAAGAGATTGCCGCGCTGATCGCCATCCTTGAGCGGGCGCGCGAGGAAGGGCCGGGGAGCCCGGTCATCGGGACGTGGAAGATCCAGTTCGATAAGAAGCGCGGGGCGTTCGTGTTCGACAAGTGTGAGAACGAGGGGTACTGCGAGGAGCGGCCGGCCGTCATCGCGCTGAACGGCGAGGTGCTGGACCCGGGCGGTCCGCTGTTCGGCTGAAGCGGGCGGTGCGGATGCGGTGCTGGAGGGCCGCCGCCGCGACGCCGAGGGCGGCCCCGGCGGCATCGGCAAGGACGTCGAGGAGCGAGGCATCGCGGCGCGGCACGAACGCCTGGTGGAGTTCGTCGGAGATGCCGTAGGCGACGGAGAGGAGCCAAGCGGCGGCGAGGAGACGGCCGGTGAGCTGCCGGCGCAAGCGCACGAGGAGATTCAGGGCGAGGAAGCCGAAGACGGCGTACTCGACGATGTGGGCGAGGGTCGAGCGGAGGTCGTTGGCGCGCGGCCCGGGCGGATTGGGGAAGCTCGAGAGGACGAAGATGAGGGCCGCCCAGGCGAGGAGGGCCAGCAGCCACGGGCGGACACGGGCAGCGGTCATGGCGCGGTCGGCTCGAGCGCGGCGACGACGGCTTCGAGCTGGGCGCGGCTGGTGATGCCGCGGGCGATGCGGAGGAACTCTCCGATGTCGTTGGTGCGCTGCCAGAGGGTTTCGAAGAGCGGTCCAATGGGGTTGGAGGACTGGGGGCTATCGGCGTAGGTGCCGTAGAAGGCGAAGTACGCCTGGTTGATTTTGCGGATTGGGATGCCGTTGTCGGCGAGGTAGCGGCGCTTCTGCTCCATGAGCTGCTCGGCCTCGGCGATGCGGCCCTGCGCGAGGAGGTCGTCGACGGCGAGGCGGAGGGCGCGCATCTCGGCGTTGAAGTCGATTTCGGGGTTGCGGTTCGACGGAGGGCCGGAGCCGTCTTCGCCGGGCGGGAGGTCGATGGGGTAGCGGAGCATGACGAGGCGGGCGAGTTCG from Tepidiforma thermophila encodes the following:
- the rpsG gene encoding 30S ribosomal protein S7 yields the protein MARRTKPEKRPIPPDPRYGNVHLQMFINKLMRRGKKSVAEKVVYGALERIQNQTGRDPLDVFQQAIRQATPVLEVKPRRVGGATYQVPVEIRPDRRIALAMRWILNAARNRNGRSMSEKLAAELLDAANGTGAAIKRRDDTHRMAEANRAFVHYRW
- a CDS encoding 2-hydroxyacid dehydrogenase, which encodes MGHVFITRAIPGTAVAQLEAAGHTVEVWPGELPPPPDALAAALARSDAAMTMVVDRITPAMLAGAPRLRIVANMAVGYDNIDPAAAAEAGVWVTNTPGVLAETTADLAFALLLAAARRVVEADRDTRAGGWKTWSPTAFLGTDLFGATLGIVGLGEIGEAVARRARGFRMRILYHSRTRKPALEADLGLEFCDLHSLLAGSDFVSLHTPLTPETRHLLGPAAFAAMKPGAILVNTARGGIVDQDALVEALRSGRLGGAALDVTEPEPLPLTHPLYSFPNVIITPHIGSASRATRARMAEMAAANILAVLEGREPPNPVNRPPRPRG
- a CDS encoding MFS transporter → MISAWAARTFKALEYRHYRVLWIGTSLAFLAFMMSSVVQAVVAFELTGRNGAVGFVSLGMGLATILVSPFGGVTADRLPKRRLLFIGQSIIGLNFAAVGLLIVFDLITIPLLALSTLVMGAVFSFIGPARQAWIGELLPAHDLPNGIALQQVGMTLTRVIGPFVAAGLISVSFIGTGGTYLFMAGLFVFVVLTLSMLPPSQAVARGGRSFRDDMALGVRHIRARPRLMLAVVTFIGVIMAGFSYFVVLPGFLENELGRSSKDMALLMAAGAASGFVVSVGVAGAAGSRHAWSLMAAGGVVLGLSLVLLASAPNFGVALLAMLAIGAGTGAFQVLNNAIVMREAEPAYHGRVMSLTMLAWGVNGLVAYPFGALADWIGERETLGVMAAGVLVIVAGAWFASLPLRGAAAEGALPRPLGGD
- a CDS encoding NAD-dependent epimerase/dehydratase family protein: MTTPSAPSRWLITGGTGFLGSHIARRLLNDGIHPVLFDIVPLPPDDADIADRVTFIQGDVQDREAIRQALEGVDVVIHAAAALPIQVSKRKIYATNVRGTRYVLHEALKAGIRRVVFISSTAVYGVPKIHPIDETSPLHPLGHYGASKVVGEQLCRDYQARGLEVNIIRPKTFLGTGRLGVFEILFEWIAEGRRIPLLGNGTNHYQLLEVTDLVDAIVRAATRPDVVNETMNVGADRFQTLNEDMQALFDHAGSGSRLWHLPARPGELALRVLELLRLSPLAAWHYGTMWRDSYVEVDKAKRLLGWQPQYSNAEALIRAWDWYIENKGRYDTGVTHRVAWQKGALAILRRLS
- a CDS encoding LysM peptidoglycan-binding domain-containing protein; the encoded protein is MTQEEYSQVCPYLGLADDADSHATYATEAHRCYRLETPTRIALPHQESYCLGANHVTCPVYLGEGIPGRQAPAAAPPPPAATVPGPAGRQGASRRPFGQPAAGSPRAPRRPAPGALGPRPRPGGISMPVATIGLFALAIVVVVIAFVIQQVVGDGGGGTISPADAVATRDALNRTQTAQAASGTPTPPTQQPGTQPPGTPRTGTPGATRTPGAGTATPDAGGRTHTVAEGDTCFSIAQANGVALEDLLRVNNLTEDDCTRLAVGQQLKLP
- a CDS encoding VanZ family protein, with protein sequence MTAARVRPWLLALLAWAALIFVLSSFPNPPGPRANDLRSTLAHIVEYAVFGFLALNLLVRLRRQLTGRLLAAAWLLSVAYGISDELHQAFVPRRDASLLDVLADAAGAALGVAAAALQHRIRTARFSRTADRPGPAPRRSAR
- a CDS encoding orotate phosphoribosyltransferase, yielding MSKSSKAPGNLWLAEELWKLDAIEFGDFTLGRTAVHSPIYINLRRLISNPKALNRCARIIKEELEALMSMRNPHVHPFTLVAGVPFGGLHVATAFSLLANVPMIYIHPPHTDKADVIEGIYVRGQSCLIIDDLITGGGSILQTAATLESAGLVVRDAVTLIDRQEGGRQALKAAGINLISILTLEQIANYLMSAGHITEDQYRATMEYLASRNGG
- a CDS encoding RNA polymerase sigma factor codes for the protein MCEPGEGAHDHRAGDVADAELAARAARRDPAAWETLFERHYRSVYAYLRFRLASPQEAEDLASQVFETAYARADTFDYRGVPIQAWLLAIARNLARDAIKKRIRRGPSDDLEAADLAGMLAEADPAPGVHLRSDLARALAELTEDQREVIRLRFILDKSVAETAVLMDRSEDAVKNLQRRALAALQRALGGAHYLSGGGAS
- a CDS encoding Glu/Leu/Phe/Val family dehydrogenase: MTTTSEPRHVSPTESVLQSVIAAADRLRTPPEVVDLLRTSWREVRAQVPVRMDDRTLRIFEGYRVQHNGARGPYKGGVRYHPKADLDEVRALAMLMTYKCALMDLPFGGAKGGVMCDPTHMSETELNRLTRTYTQHIGMVLGVNRDIPAPDMGTNQQTMAWMMDAYGARYGYTPGIVTGKPVELGGSYGRDQATGRGVAICMRELARMERVAPQDIRVAIQGYGNVGSWTARIASEMGFRVIAVSDVKGGIWNPEGIDIAALDRWFAVAGSVAGFEPADPITNEALLELDCDYLVPAAIGEVITEENAARVKARVVVEAANHPVTPAADAILRAKKVLVLPDILANAGGVTVSYFEWTQNIQQFRWPLERVLDELEKRMVATFDELMTRAARDGTQPREAAFDIGLERVARAIQLRGFV
- the rpsL gene encoding 30S ribosomal protein S12, producing MPTINQLVRKGRIKKTKKSGAPALLFSFNSNTGKLTKSARRGNPQKRGVCTQVRTQTPKKPNSALRKVARVRLVNGIEVTAYIPGEGHNLQEHSVVLVRGGRVKDLPGVRYHIVRGALDAAGVNNRKQGRSKYGTRKNAQPAAGRKR